In the Oncorhynchus keta strain PuntledgeMale-10-30-2019 chromosome 32, Oket_V2, whole genome shotgun sequence genome, CGGGCCTCCTGAACTACTACTACCGTCTCCTCCACTTTCTTATGAGCTGGTTGAGGGGGAGGTGGTGGGGGGAACTCCCGGATGGGCTCCATCAGGATGACCTCTGCCACAGCATCTGAACCTTTCCCTGCTGATGACTTCTCTCCACCATCAGGCCGGGTCAGGGGGATCGCAGGGAATTTCTTCCCTGCCTGCAGCTTACCGAACAGGGGCAGCATGGACTTATTGCCCAGAGCTGGAGGCAGTTTGGGCCCAAAGTAGCCCGATGGTGGGTCCTTGATCTTGGCGCCAGTCTTGGTCCCTGTGGTTGTGACATCAGATCCCTTCCTGGACTGGATCTTATCCAGAAGCTGGCGGGCGGTGAAGTGTGAGGAAGAgttcctctggtctcctcctccttctcccctggaCCCCCCTGCCCTCTGGCTCTGGGAGCTGCTGTTGCGGTTTGGGGCTCGTGATGAGGCAGAGCGGGGGACTGGGAGCGGTAGATGCAGGAGCGGTTGAAGTCTCGGCGCCGTGTGGCGCTGTCTGCCCGGCCCCTGTGGGCCCCCTGGCCTCCCCGACCCCGGTGAGGGGAGCCCTTGGTGGAGCTGGAGGAGCGGCTGGCTGAGCTGTGGCTGCGGCTGTAGCTGCGTCTCCATGACCTGGCGCTGCTGCTGCGGCTCCTGCTGCTAGAGCTCCGAGAGCTGCTCCGGTGCCGCCGCTGGTGCCTCTTCCTGCGGCTGTGGCTGCGTGAGCGGGAGCGAGAGTCCTCCGAGGACGAGGAAGAATAGTGACGTCTTCTGGAGCGCCGCCGCCCGCCGCTTCCCCGTCGATCGTACTCTGAGTCAGAGGAGCGCTTAGAGTGTCTCCGGTGGCGCCCCCGTCACTGTCTTCACTGTAACTGTCTGAGTAGCTGCGGCTGCGCCGGCTGTAGGCGCTCGAGGAGCGCTCCGAGCTGCTGGAGTCTGACTGGCTACGGGAGGCCTGGCCGCGGTGCCGCCGCCGGCTGCTCCCTCGCCCGTCTCCCCGATGTGACGAGTGGCTTCGGGAGCGGCCGGAGTCCTCGCTCTGGTGCCGGCGCCCCTCCCGGGGCGTGGACCTGCGGCGGCTGGATCGGGAAGCTgagcctcctcctccttcctcctcactCTCACTGCTGGGTGGTCTGCCTGGCCCGGGGCTCTTCTGGGCCGAGGAGGAGCAGGAAGCGCTGGGTGGGGCGCTGGGGTCTGTCTTCAGACGCTTGGTGCCGTTGTGCTCCTCAGAGGGCTTGGCCTCATCAGAGCCTTTCCCTGCCCCACCTTCCTCTGCCCCGGACTTCTGAAGTGCTTCTTTGGCTGGTCGTTTCCTCTTCCCAGGTTCCGCTCCTGTAGCAGATCCTGTTCCTGCTGGTGCTGGGGAGCACTAGAAACCGTTGCGGCTACTGCTTTATCCTCTTTAGGCTTTTCCTTATCACCACCACCTCCTTCTTCCCCCTCCTCACCTTTGTTTTTGCTCTTCTTTCGTttgtgttttttcttttttttggttTTCTCTCCTAGGATCTCAGTTTCCGCGTCCCCGTCCACTATGGCTCCCTTCTCTTTTTCTTTGCGCTTGGAGCCTTTGCCAGATTTCTTAtgcttcttctttttcttctttttcttcttcttggcTCCGCTTGTGCTACTCTGTAGCTTTTGCTCCTCAGTCTCCCCTTGGGAACCCTCTATTTTTAAGGAGGGCTCCTCCTTACCAGTGTTGTCAGTGCTGGGCCCAggggtggtggtggcagcagcattcCCCTCATTGACTGCAGCAGCTGCCTCAGGATTGTTTTTTTTCTCAGCTCCTTCACCAGCGGGCTTGGAGGACTTTGCTGCTCGTCCAGCACGGGCCCCTTTGTTGCGGGACAGTTTGAAGTCGAAGTACAGGGGGTTGCAGCTGTAAGAGAGGGCGGGCTGAGCCTTGGTAAAATCCAGCAGCTCCGAGGGCCACTGCAGAGTGGTGCTCTCGTCTTTGCTCAGGACCAGGAAGAAGGGACCGGTGGGGATTTTGGGGCCCAAGTTGGGCCCTGGGACTGGGGTCCTCCTGCTTGTTGTCTGGTTCTGCGTAGGGGCTGTTGTGGGAGGAGGGTCTGTGAAGCTGGCAGAGACCTCTTCAGTCTTCAGTTTAGGTGATGTGGGAGTAGGAGTGGGCTCTGTGACTGTGGGAGTAGGAGTGGGCTCTGTGACTGTGGGAGTAGGACTGGGCTCTGTGACTGGAGCTGCAGGAGTTCTCTCTGGCTCCTCTGATTTGCACTCAGTAGCTTTTGGCTGTGTCTGCTCAGAAACCTCTGCTACCACCTTTTCTTCCTTCTCTTGTTCATCTTCTTCTTGCTCCCTGATCTCACACTGGTCTGTGGCCTTCATGAACACCAGGAACTGGAAGCGGGGTTTGACTCTGCAGTGAGTTGGTGGGATGTAGTGGTAGTACTCAGGCTCCTGGCCGGCCCAGCCTTCCTCcttcttcatcatcatcttcagCTTGTTGAGAGTGGAGGCTAGGGAGGTgccatcatcctcttcctcctgctctgGTTGTTCTTGATGTAgttgctcctcctgctgctcctcctcctcctcctctggccCTGCTGTTccattcccccctcctcccttgGGGCTCTCGGTGCTGCAGCCTGAGGTCTCCTCCTGTCCCACggccttctcccctccctcctcctgtccccccctcctcctcgtcATCCTGATGGAGTTTAGCGAACACTGCTGCGACCGTCTCCAGCTTCACTGGGGGTTTCTTGGCGAAGGAGAAGGACACGCTGACCTTGGAGGCCCCGGCCGGGGATGAGCTGCTCTTCCCCAGGGAGAAGCTGACGGTGGGGCTGGTTTGGGGGAGGCCTGACCCCCActgctcttctcctccactgACAAGCCCTCCATGGCAGTGTCTGCAGGGGGACATACTCAGGGGTTACAGCACTCCCCTCTTCACCCTTCTCTCCGTCTACTGCCACGGTGGTGGGTTTGAACATGGGACCACTTCCCGGGGTACTGAAACACAACGATAAAGAACATATTAAAGTAAACTGTttaatgtgttgtgttttatccAGAACACATTTTTTATAATAATTTTTCTTTGCATATACATCTGCATTCCTGCACTAATAGAAAGCAGCCACACAGCtattagactgttaaacagccatcacaagcacattagaggctgcagCCTATAGGCATTgactaggaatcactggccactttaaggaatggaactttaataatgtttacatatttggcattactcatatgtatatactgtattctatggtgtcttagtccgttccgctctgacatcgctcatccatatgtatatggtcttaattcattcctactaagatgtgtgtgtattgggtatacgTTGTGTCAtttgctagatattactgcactgtcggagcacaagcatttcgctacacccgcaataacatctgctaacctaatcacgtgtatgtgaccaataaaatcaaATGTGATATTATTCATTATTGGGTTACAGCCTCCACTTCAGCCAGTAGAGGGCGGTTGAGTCTGCAGTATATACTGTAGCATGTGCTCACCAGTTCTGCtgtttttgggtcattgtcatgctgctCAGCCAgctcaatgccctggctgagggaagtaggttctcacccaagatttgcgGTCTGGCCCATCCATCGTCTCTTTGATGCCCTGTCCCCTTAGACCCCCTgcatgtttccacctccatgtttgacggtgggtaTGACACGTTTCTCGGGGTCAAGGCTCTTCTCTGCTTCAGCTCCTTAAGCCTCTGCAGCAACACGGGTCAGATGGAGAAGaacagggatgagggagagaaagaaaacagctAAGGATTTCTGCATCCACAATAAGGTCAATGGTGCAACACCATTCAACAAAACCATTTTATATCTGCAAAGCCCTCTCCACTGAGACAGGCTCCTTACACTTGTTTCTGGAGGGTCTGTGATTTAAGGCTCGGTTACTCTAAGCACCTGTACACGGTGACAGGAAACccagtgtgtgtagggctgtaGCAGCGTGGGGGTCAGCGGAGGTACTCCTCACCTGCTTATGAGCGTGGTCGTACGAGTTGATGTGGTTGTCAAACTCTTGGTGCTTCTGGTACTGTTTCTCACACAGCTCACAGTAAAAGTTGGCCCGCAGGTCTTCCAGGGCTTTGGCGATGGCCTTCTCCTTTTCCACCTGGTCCTATTGTTGGGGTCAAGGAGGACAGGAGATGTACTTTCCCCCTCACTGACATTCTATACAGATTAGAGATGAAAATGATGACATATCTTgtgttactcatctcatatgtatatatctgtattctatactattctacgtcTTAGTCCGTTCCGCTtaatcgctcatccatatatagtCTTATTCAGTCCTACTTTGGTACTGGTTGAGTAATCCACAGGAAACTCTATGGTTGTTTATCAATGGAGGTTAAAAAGTTCAATAACTGAAAGAAATGACAAGGTAACAAATTGAAGTGTACAAGGATTGTGCTCGCAGGTTGTtgtttatacagtgcattcggaaagtattcagaccccttccccttttccaaattttattacattacagccttattctaaaatggataaaataattgtttccccctcaatctacacacaattccccataatgacaaagcaaaaacagttttatttttacacaataattaaaaacagaaatatcttatttacaacatccttgagatgtttctagaacttgattggagtctacctgtggtacatgatttggaaaactatacaaaaggtcccacagttgacagtgcacgatgtcaaaggaattgtccatagagctccgagacaggattgtgtttgGCGAGGCCTACAGATCTGGTTGGGGTCAACTGTAGGGCAAAAAGATGTCCGAGTGACATTGATACAGATTAGAGATGGAAAGATGAAATAACATCCTAAGATTAGAGCCTGTATAATCTGGTCTTTATTCTCCTATCATAGGGCTCGGTAGTGGTTGAGTAACCCACAGGAAACTCTATGGTTGTTTATCATTGAGGTTAAAAGTCCAATAACCAAAATAAATCAATCACATAAGGTAACAAAGCGTACAAGGATTGTGCTTGCAGGTAGtttttatacagtgcattcgttaAGTATTCCGatttttttcaaaatgttgttacattatagccttattctaaaattgattaaataattattttcccctcacaatctacaaacaataccccataatgttgtatttttttatttaattaaaaaCAAATGGCACattaattaaaaacagaaataccttatttacaaaaatatccttgaggtttctacaacttggagtccacctgtggtaaattaaattgattggacatgatttggaaaaggcacacacctgtctatacaaggtcccacagctgacaggtCCCTTAGAGAAACAGTgatctccatcattcttaaatggaagaagtttgaaaccaccaagactcttcctagaggcAATCAATTGaaagggcagcaggtagcctcgtggatagagcgttgggacagtaactgaaaggttgctggatcaaatccccgagctgacgtggtaaaaatctgtcgttttgcccgagcaaggcagtttaacccactgttacccAAGCGCCGATGACGTGGATCTCGATTATGGAAGCCCCCCCGCACCTCTGTTTCAGAGGGTCAAATGCGTTCAGTTGTacaggattctctggtctgatgaaacagagatTGAACTTTTGGCCTGAAAGCCaatcgtcacgtctggaggaaacctggcagcatcaatctgtggggatgtttttcagcagcaggaggGATCGAGGTGCAGAAATACGTTTCTGGAGACCTGCACCTACAAGACAGTGACCCGAAGCACACAACCAAgtcaatgcaggagtggcttcggacaAGTCTGTCAGGttgtccttgattggcccagccagagcatctctggagagacctgaaaatagctgtggagcaatgctccccattcaacctgacagagcttgagaggatctgcagagaagaatgggagaaactccccaaatacaggtgttccaagtttgtaacgtcatacccaagaagactcgaggctgtaatcgctgccaaaggtgcttcaacaaatggTTTTGAaataaatgtgatatcagttttaATTTTTTTctgaatttgcaaacatttctaaaaacctgtttttgattgtCGTTaggggtattgtgtctagattgatgagggacattaaaaaaaaaaatacattttagaataaagtaaCAAAATTTGGgaaaagccaaggggtctgaatactttccaaatgcactggcATATGCCATTTCTGCAGATATACCGGTAACCCGCTAAAATAAATGATTTGGCACATGCATGACAGTATAAGCATTCCAGTTCCATTGACTGAGCGTCTGTCTGTGTTTATCTCATATATTTAGAATCTCACACCAGCACAAACAGCAACTCCTCACATGAAGTCATCCAATTTTCTCCACTAGAAAGAAGCGTAAGTgagtgggagatgaggaacaggagaAGCTCTATGATTCTCCAAGGCCGATTTTACTGCATTGAGACACAGAACGGCAGCAGAATCTTAACAAGACAGGGCT is a window encoding:
- the gpatch8 gene encoding LOW QUALITY PROTEIN: G patch domain-containing protein 8 (The sequence of the model RefSeq protein was modified relative to this genomic sequence to represent the inferred CDS: inserted 2 bases in 1 codon; deleted 10 bases in 5 codons), with product MADRFSRFNEERDFQGGNHFDQYEEGQLELEQASLDKPIESDNIGHRLLQKHGWKLGQGLGKTMQGRTDPVPIILKYDVMGMGRMEMELDVAEDATEKRKVLEVEKEVTEELQQKYKDQVEKEKAIAKALEDLRANFYCELCEKQYQKHQEFDNHINSYDHAHKQRLKELKQRRALTPRNVSYPPSNMECRNADVYAKKNYYKKCVLDKTQHIKQFTLICSLSLCFSTPGSGPMFKPTTVAVDGEKGEEGSAVTPDGGEEQWGSGLPQTSPTVSFSLGKSSSSPAGASKVSVSFSFAKKPPVKLETVAAVFAKLHQDDEEEGXGQEEGGEKAVGQEETSGCSTESPKGGGGNGTAGPEEEEEEQQEEQLHQEQPEQEEEDDGTSLASTLNKLKMMMKKEEGWAGQEPEYYHYIPPTHCRVKPRFQFLVFMKATDQCEIREQEEDEQEKEEKVVAEVSEQTQPKATECKSEEPERTPAAPVTEPSPTPTVTEPTPTPTVTEPTPTPTSPKLKTEEVSASFTDPPPTTAPTQNQTTSRRTPVPGPNLGPKIPTGPFFLVLSKDESTTLQWPSELLDFTKAQPALSYSCNPLYFDFKLSRNKGARAGRAAKSSKPAGEGAEKKNNPEAAAAVNEGNAAATTTPGPSTDNTGKEEPSLKIEGSQGETEEQKLQSSTSGAKKKKKKKKKKHKKSGKGSKRKEKEKGAIVDGDAETEILGEKTKKKKKHKRKKSKNKGEEGEEGGGGDKEKPKEDKAVAATVSSAPQHAGTGSATGAEPGKRKRPAKEALQKSGAEEGGAGKGSDEAKPSEEHNGTKRLKTDPSAPPSASCSSSAQKSPGPGRPPSSESEEEGGGGSASRSSRRRSTPREGRRHQSEDSGRSRSHSSHRGDGRGSSRRRHRGQASRSQSDSSSSERSSSAYSRRSRSYSDSYSEDSDGRHRRHSKRSSDSEYDRRGSGGRRRSRRRHYSSSSSEDSRSRSRSHSRRKRHQRRHRSSSRSSSSRSRSSSARSWRRSYSRSHSSASRSSSSTKGSPHRGRGGQGAHRGRADSATRRRDFNRSCIYRSQSPSASSRAPNRNSSSQSQRAGGSRGEGGGDQRNSSSHFTARQLLDKIQSRKGSDVTTTGTKTGAKIKDPPSGYFGPKLPPALGNKSMLPLFGKLQAGKKFPAIPLTRPDGGEKSSAGKGSDAVAEVILMEPIREFPPPPPPQPAHKKVEETVVVVQEARHLTLDARVLHEPRPLFHQEPSMLMPPYQGEPGQDPSNPMMEPLMPDMQQQPPMHAYPNYPPPSLEEEDMGMEAEEDDLAPLESQPITFTPEEMEKYGKLQQAAQQHIQQQLLAKHIKTFPSAAAAQAAANMAAAANHLQPAPPPPQQQMIQIHQPAVSAASATSLTTVQHLIQQHHAAQAAAMGIHPHGPHPHPQLAQVHHIPQHHLTPISLSHLGHSLGHTLGHQLGVGHAGLIPAHHTAFLSGQPIHIIPASALHHHSPLALHHIPHSSLYPTLFAPRHTNAAAAAALQLHPFLHPIFSGQDLQHPPNHGS